TGGCGGCGGTTGTACAAGCCCGTCAGGTGGTCGCGCATGGCCTGTTCCTTCAGGCTGTCCTGCAGGGAATTGACGTGCAGGATCTGGTGCGCCAGTTCACGGTTCAGGTGCTCGAGCTTGACGTTTTCCGATTCGCGCGCCGCCTGCAGCTCCAGCGCCTTGTCGCGCTCGGCCTTCAGGCTGTGCATTTCCTTTTCCAGATTGCGCATCAGGCTGCGCGAGGCGCGCGCCGACTTGCTGCTGGCCTCGTACACGGCCTGGAATTGCTGCAGGAAACCGTACGCGGTTTGCCATTCGCCCAGCTGGGCATTGATGTCGGCCAGGCCGCGCAGGATCTGTTGCTGGTGAAACGGATTGCGCGTCCAGCTCAGCAGGCTGTGCGCCTGCGTCAGCGAGGCCAGCGCCTGCGCCGTCTGGCCCGCGTGCAAGTCCAGCTTGCCGCGCACCAGCCACGCATGCATCTGCTCCTCCAGGTCCTGGCCCCGGCGCGCATAGTCTTCGGCCCGCAGCAGCAATTGCAAGGCCTTCTCGGGCTGGCGCAGCAGGATGGCGGCATGGGCGGCGATGCAGAACAGGAAGGCGCGCACGGCCAGGTCTTCTTCCGGCCACTCGTAAAACGGCTCGACCAGCGCCAGCGCCTCGGCCGGCTTGCCGGTGGCTAATAAACACATGGCCAGGTTGGCCGAAACGATGGTTTGCTGGTATTTGAGCTTTTGCGTGCCGATGATGTCGAGCGCCTCGACCAGCAGGGGAATGGCGTCTTCATCGTTGCCCAGGTCATGCTGCGAGGACGCCAGGTTCGACAGGCTGTTGACCCGGTGCGCGGGGCTGCCGAAACGCTCGGCGATGTCGAGCGCCAGCAGGAAATTGCGCGGGCCGTCCTGCGTATCGCCACGGTTCAGGGCATCGACGCCCAGGCGCGCGTACAGCATGAACTTGTGCAGCGAGTCGGGGATCTGCGCGGCCTGGCTGCGCGCCTGCAGGAAGTGCTGCTCGGCATCGGCAAAGTCGCCGCGCCGGCTCGCATACGCGCCCTGCAGGGCGGCCACTTCCATGCCCCCTTCCAGGTCGCAGGTCTGCTTGAAATAGTCGCGCAGACGCTCGCACGACGGCTCCGTTTCGCCCGCATAATAGGACAGCCAGCAATGATTGAGTTCCGCATATGCGCCGCCGCGCGCATACTGTTGTCGTTGCGCCGCCGCCAGCGCCATCTGCGCCAGCCGGCGTGCCTGGCGGCGGTTGCCGATCAGACAGGACAGGGCTTGCTGATTCAAACGGTCAATGTCGGCTTTATCGAGACTGGAGATCGGCACTGCGTCCTCGTTCACACTCTGGGGTGCATTTTTCACACAAAACTTGCTTTGTATCAATGGTATCCTGATTAACATCATAACCAGATTCGCGCGCGCGCATGGCATCTTTGCAAAGGATTGTGGTAAAAATGCCAGTCGTGGCCTGGCCGGGCGCCATCGCCGCTGTCACGGATCTTTGATTGTCACTGACGCAACAACTTGGAGTAGTCGCAATGCAAAACACGGTACATTTCATCCTGCAGGGCAAGGGCGGCATCGGCAAGACCCTCGTCTCGACCCTGCTGGCCCAGTGGATAGGCGGCAAGGACGACACGCCGCTGCGCTGCTACGACACCGATCAGGAAAACGCCACGTTCTCGCGCTACAAGGCGATGAACGTCAAGCATGTGCCCGTGATGACGGATGCGCGCAACATCGATCCGAAACGCTTCGACGCGCTGATGATCGATATCCTCGACACGGACGGCAACTGCGTGGTCGACAATGGCGCGAACACGTTTTCGCCGCTGATGGGCTACCTGCTGGAAAACGACTGTTTTTCGCTGCTGGAAGAATCGGGCCGCAAGGTGTACATCCACACCATCGTCGGCGGCGGCGACACCCTGCACGACACGGCTACGGGTTTTGTCGCGACGGCCCAAGCGACGAAGGTGCCGCTGGTGCTGTGGCAAAACGAACACTTCGGCCTGCTGCAATCGGCGTCCGGCAAGCAATTCGTCGAATCGCAGTCGTATGCCGACAACCGCGCGCGCGTAAAAGGCAGCATCACTTTGAGCCAGCGCAACCCCGACACCTTCGGCGCGGACGTCAAGAAAATGAACACGGCGCGCCTGACGATGCAGGAAGTGCTGCAGAACGACAAGTTCAACATCATGGAAAAGCAGCGCATCAAGGTCGTCTACCGCGACATCTTCGAACAGCTCGACAAGGTGCAGTGGTAGATGGACCGGCACACTCTGCGCAGCCACGTGTTCGACAAGACGGGCATCAAGGTCGACGTCGACGACCCGATATTCGCCCTCGTGGCGCTGAACGAAGCCGTGCTGGCGGACACCGTCGAGCGCCAGCTGGCCCTGCTGGACGCCGCCACGCAGGCGCTGGCGGCGCAGGCGCGCGCCACGGGCGGCTTGCCGCCCGAACCGGCCGCAGCCATGCCGCAGCCCATGCAGCAAGCGCCCGGGCCTGTCCCCCTTTTTACGCCGCGCGAATGGCGTTTGCTGGGCGCGGCGGCCATCGTCTCGCTCGCCTGCGCGCTGCTGGTGCTGGGCGGCGCGGCCCTGCTGTATCAACCGTAGCACCGACCGTAGCACCATCGCGCTGGGCCAGCCACGAGCGGGCCGCAGCGTCTTCCCCACCCTAGCCTGGAAGCATGCATGAAACCGATCAAATTGCTGGCCATTCCCGCCCTGATGCTGTCGCTGTACGGCGCCCCGCTCACGCTCGCCCACGCCGCCGGCGCCGCTGCCGCGACGGCAGCCACGGCCGTGCCCAATGTCGCCTACGAAAAATACACCTTGCCGAACGGCCTCGACGTGATCCTCGTGGAAGACCATAAATTGCCCGTCACGGCCGTCAACATCTGGTACCACGTGGGACCGGCGAATGAAGCGCCGGGCCTGACGGGCTTTGCCCATCTGTTCGAGCACATGATGTTTGCCGCCACCAAGCACGTGCCGCGCGGCATGGCCGACCAGTTGCTCGAAGGCGCGGGCGCCACCGATTCGAACGGCAGCACGGATTTTGACCGCACCAATTATTTCGACACGGTGCCGTCGAACCAGCTGGAACTGGCCCTGTGGGCCCATTCCGACCGCATGGGCTATCTGCTCGACGTCCTCGACCAGACGGCGCTGACGAACCAGCAGGACGTGGTGCGCAACGAGCGCCGCCAGAGCGTGGAAAACGCGCCCTACGGCATCGTGCAGGAAGCCCTGTACCACCAGCTGTTCCCGAAGAGCCACCCGTATTACGCCAGCGTCATCGGTTCGCACGCGGACATCCAGAACGCGAAACTGGCCGACATCAAGGAATTCTTCACCAAATACTATGGTCCCAACAATGCCAGCCTGGTGATCGCGGGCGACATCGACAAGGCCAAGACCAAGGAACTGGTCAATAAATACTTCGGCAGCTTCAAGAGCGGCCCCGCCGTGGCCAAGCCCGACGTCGTGACGCCGCCCATCACGCAGGAGCGCCGCATCGTGGTGCAGGACCGGGTCGAGCTGCCGCGCGTCTTCATGGCCTGGCTGACGCCGTCCGCCTATGCCAAGGACGATGCGGAACTGT
This window of the Janthinobacterium agaricidamnosum genome carries:
- a CDS encoding GGDEF domain-containing protein → MPISSLDKADIDRLNQQALSCLIGNRRQARRLAQMALAAAQRQQYARGGAYAELNHCWLSYYAGETEPSCERLRDYFKQTCDLEGGMEVAALQGAYASRRGDFADAEQHFLQARSQAAQIPDSLHKFMLYARLGVDALNRGDTQDGPRNFLLALDIAERFGSPAHRVNSLSNLASSQHDLGNDEDAIPLLVEALDIIGTQKLKYQQTIVSANLAMCLLATGKPAEALALVEPFYEWPEEDLAVRAFLFCIAAHAAILLRQPEKALQLLLRAEDYARRGQDLEEQMHAWLVRGKLDLHAGQTAQALASLTQAHSLLSWTRNPFHQQQILRGLADINAQLGEWQTAYGFLQQFQAVYEASSKSARASRSLMRNLEKEMHSLKAERDKALELQAARESENVKLEHLNRELAHQILHVNSLQDSLKEQAMRDHLTGLYNRRHFETCLNAILHEADADAPVAIAIIDLDFFKRVNDTYGHNFGDEVLIQFARLVEGQLRGSDMVCRYGGEEFCLLLREADSLIAAHKIDDIAARYRQLLIQQAPHSLTGCTFSAGIAEYPRHGAGRHELLMRADSALYAAKQAGRDRACIAGATE